A genomic window from Cloacibacillus evryensis DSM 19522 includes:
- a CDS encoding aldo/keto reductase, protein MRYRKLGLTGITVSEIGLGCEGFVDHDGRYTRELVDIAAAGGVNYIDLYSSDPRVREGLGRALAGRREKFALQGHLCTTWEDGQYRRTRDEKEVRESFADLLRLLGTDYIDVGMIHYCDSAEDWREIADGPVMRYARELKAAGKIRHIGVSSHNPAAALAAVKSGLIEVLMFSVNPCYDLQPGGEDCEALWDDRSYEQPLLNMDSEREALYEACSRLGVAITVMKAFGGGDLLSEELSPAGRALTLYQCISYALTRPAVAVVLAGAHTPDELRASVAYSDAPPAEKDYAAALASLPKISWHGHCMYCGHCAPCPAGIDVAAVTKFFSLAKAQGSVPETVREHYAALPRKAGDCMECRACESRCPFEVPVVENMRRAKEIFGA, encoded by the coding sequence ATGAGATACAGAAAACTCGGCTTGACCGGAATAACGGTAAGCGAGATAGGCTTGGGCTGCGAGGGATTTGTCGACCACGACGGCCGCTATACGAGAGAACTGGTGGATATCGCCGCCGCGGGCGGCGTAAACTACATCGACCTCTATTCGTCCGACCCCAGGGTGCGCGAGGGGCTTGGGCGCGCGCTCGCCGGCAGGCGGGAGAAATTCGCCCTTCAGGGCCACCTCTGCACGACGTGGGAGGACGGACAATACCGGCGCACACGCGACGAGAAGGAGGTGCGCGAGAGCTTCGCCGATCTGCTGCGGCTGCTGGGGACGGATTATATCGACGTCGGCATGATACACTACTGCGACTCCGCGGAGGACTGGCGCGAGATCGCGGATGGCCCCGTGATGCGTTACGCGCGGGAGCTCAAGGCGGCGGGAAAGATTAGACATATCGGCGTCAGCAGCCACAACCCGGCCGCCGCGCTGGCGGCTGTGAAGAGCGGCCTGATCGAGGTGCTGATGTTCAGCGTCAACCCCTGTTACGATCTGCAGCCGGGAGGCGAGGACTGCGAGGCCCTCTGGGACGACCGGAGCTACGAACAGCCGCTGCTGAATATGGACTCGGAGCGCGAGGCGCTCTACGAAGCCTGCAGCCGCCTCGGCGTCGCGATCACCGTGATGAAGGCCTTCGGCGGCGGCGACCTCCTCAGCGAGGAGCTTTCGCCGGCCGGACGCGCGCTTACCCTATATCAGTGTATCAGCTACGCGCTGACGCGCCCCGCCGTCGCCGTCGTACTTGCCGGGGCGCATACTCCCGACGAGCTCCGCGCGAGCGTCGCCTATTCCGACGCGCCCCCGGCCGAAAAGGATTACGCGGCGGCCCTGGCTTCGCTGCCAAAGATAAGCTGGCACGGTCACTGTATGTACTGCGGACACTGCGCGCCCTGCCCCGCCGGGATCGACGTCGCGGCGGTGACGAAGTTTTTCAGCCTCGCAAAGGCGCAGGGCTCTGTCCCCGAGACGGTGCGGGAACACTACGCGGCGCTGCCCCGGAAAGCCGGCGATTGCATGGAATGCCGCGCCTGCGAGAGCCGCTGCCCCTTCGAGGTGCCGGTCGTCGAAAACATGCGGCGCGCAAAGGAAATATTCGGCGCGTAA
- a CDS encoding YczE/YyaS/YitT family protein gives MNILLLKRYLVFIIGVLINSFGISFITKASLGTSPISSVPYVFSLRFAPTLGEFSFVLNSAFILLQLLLLRRDFQKVQLLQVAVNFVFSWFIDVSMLLLASFAPVSYAAKLASLMAGCAILAFGISLEVYANVLMVPGEGIVYAISKVLNKEFGVVKACFDVTLMLTAVTLSLIFFRGLNGIGEGTVISALVVGMIVRLYNRRLGFIGSYLDPQRS, from the coding sequence TTGAACATCCTGCTTCTGAAACGCTATCTTGTATTTATCATCGGGGTCCTCATCAATTCCTTCGGGATAAGCTTCATCACAAAGGCCAGCCTCGGCACCTCGCCGATATCGAGCGTGCCCTATGTGTTCAGCCTGCGGTTCGCGCCGACGCTGGGGGAGTTTTCTTTCGTTCTCAACAGCGCCTTTATCCTCTTGCAGCTTCTGCTGCTGCGCCGGGATTTTCAGAAGGTCCAACTGCTGCAGGTCGCGGTCAATTTTGTCTTTAGCTGGTTCATTGACGTGAGCATGCTGCTCCTGGCCTCTTTCGCGCCTGTGAGCTACGCGGCGAAGCTCGCCTCGCTGATGGCCGGCTGCGCGATACTTGCCTTCGGCATCAGCCTCGAAGTTTACGCTAACGTCCTCATGGTCCCAGGCGAGGGGATAGTCTACGCGATATCGAAGGTGCTCAATAAAGAATTCGGCGTCGTCAAAGCCTGTTTTGACGTCACGCTGATGCTGACGGCGGTGACGCTTTCGCTGATCTTCTTCCGTGGCCTGAACGGGATCGGCGAGGGCACGGTGATCTCCGCCCTTGTCGTCGGCATGATCGTCAGGCTCTATAACAGACGGCTCGGCTTCATCGGCAGCTATCTGGACCCGCAGAGGTCGTGA
- a CDS encoding ABC transporter substrate-binding protein translates to MKKIFAVLLITVLFSFYGLPSFAADVPALRASYGITTHQEAFMVAMARGEKFKESGVWLKPVVEREKFDLYADGKKVARLNVIVTKSGSEATSLFAQDHLDLTTNSFPAMLSGIDRGTKIKVLAPLQADAVAMVARNDIDVRSWKAFQEYVKKSKKPVTVGYHSPTSAPKIVFEGAMDKAGLKITGDANAAKADADILMIDLKGVANVIPAMVAKQVEFAVAPAPTPEVVEAKKQGHIVLQMKELPPAGAWESFPCCCIAGREEVVEKYPEAVKAYVRLLTVSSEWCQKNKKEAAAEAANWLGLEPEVIARAEMEFSTKVTKTWLKNAALYPEMLNRLGQLTGKLKDKKLSEVKNEVFDFRFTQVEK, encoded by the coding sequence ATGAAAAAAATTTTTGCCGTTTTACTGATCACCGTCCTGTTCTCTTTCTACGGCCTGCCGTCATTTGCCGCAGATGTTCCCGCGCTGCGCGCCAGTTACGGGATAACGACGCACCAGGAGGCCTTTATGGTCGCGATGGCGCGCGGCGAGAAATTCAAAGAATCCGGCGTCTGGCTCAAACCCGTTGTCGAGAGAGAAAAATTCGACCTTTACGCCGACGGCAAAAAAGTCGCCCGCCTCAACGTCATCGTGACCAAGAGCGGCTCCGAAGCGACCTCGCTCTTCGCGCAGGATCATCTTGACCTTACCACCAACTCCTTCCCCGCGATGCTCTCCGGCATCGACCGCGGCACGAAGATCAAGGTACTCGCCCCTCTTCAGGCCGACGCGGTCGCGATGGTGGCGAGGAACGATATCGACGTCAGGAGCTGGAAGGCCTTCCAGGAATATGTGAAAAAGTCGAAAAAACCAGTCACCGTGGGCTATCACTCGCCGACGAGCGCGCCGAAGATCGTCTTTGAGGGCGCGATGGACAAGGCCGGCCTGAAGATCACCGGCGACGCCAACGCTGCGAAAGCCGACGCGGACATCCTCATGATCGACCTTAAGGGCGTGGCGAACGTCATTCCCGCGATGGTCGCGAAGCAGGTCGAATTCGCCGTGGCCCCGGCGCCGACGCCCGAAGTCGTCGAGGCGAAGAAACAGGGACATATCGTCCTCCAGATGAAAGAGCTGCCGCCGGCGGGCGCCTGGGAGAGCTTTCCCTGCTGCTGCATCGCGGGGCGCGAAGAGGTCGTGGAGAAGTATCCCGAGGCTGTGAAGGCCTACGTGCGCCTTCTCACCGTCTCCAGCGAATGGTGCCAGAAAAATAAAAAGGAGGCCGCCGCCGAGGCCGCCAACTGGCTCGGCCTTGAGCCGGAGGTGATCGCGCGGGCGGAGATGGAGTTCTCGACTAAAGTGACAAAGACGTGGCTGAAGAACGCCGCGCTGTATCCTGAAATGCTGAATCGTCTCGGCCAGCTCACCGGCAAACTCAAAGACAAAAAGCTCAGCGAGGTAAAGAACGAAGTTTTTGACTTCCGCTTCACGCAGGTGGAGAAATAA
- a CDS encoding DNA-3-methyladenine glycosylase family protein yields the protein MNILHFSYTEAELDHLKKKDKKLAAAIGEIGALTGWHVEPDIFSALVHHIAGQQISTQAQRTVWGRISAGIKEVTPENVRSAGVEKMQSFGISFRKAEYITELAQKTASGEFDPTALWEMDDEDVIKELCALRGIGRWTAEMLLIFSMQRRDVLSFGDFGIRRGLRMLYRHKEITPELFERYRKRYSPCGSLASLYLWEIAGGAIPGMTDRAPKTAGKKGAAAR from the coding sequence GTGAACATATTGCATTTTTCGTATACGGAAGCGGAGCTCGACCATCTGAAAAAAAAGGATAAAAAATTAGCGGCGGCGATCGGAGAGATAGGGGCGCTCACAGGATGGCATGTGGAGCCGGATATCTTTTCCGCGCTCGTCCATCATATCGCGGGACAGCAAATTTCGACACAGGCGCAAAGAACGGTATGGGGCCGGATCAGCGCGGGGATAAAAGAGGTGACGCCGGAGAATGTCCGCAGCGCCGGCGTGGAAAAGATGCAGAGCTTCGGCATCTCGTTCAGAAAGGCCGAGTATATTACGGAGCTCGCGCAAAAGACCGCGTCCGGCGAGTTTGACCCCACCGCGCTGTGGGAAATGGATGACGAGGATGTGATAAAAGAGCTCTGCGCCCTCCGCGGCATCGGGAGGTGGACCGCGGAGATGCTGCTTATCTTCTCCATGCAGCGGCGCGACGTGCTGAGCTTCGGGGACTTCGGCATCCGCCGCGGGTTGAGGATGCTATACCGCCACAAGGAGATAACGCCGGAGCTGTTTGAACGATATCGCAAACGCTATTCGCCATGCGGCAGCCTCGCGAGCCTCTATCTCTGGGAGATCGCCGGCGGCGCGATCCCCGGGATGACCGACCGCGCGCCTAAAACGGCCGGGAAAAAGGGAGCCGCCGCGCGGTAG
- the mgtA gene encoding magnesium-translocating P-type ATPase, with the protein MPKSTLLNSRMKKYAYRDAQEIYQDIPTTPNGLPLGQIEAMRDKYGENRLTGRRNDTLWYRLRRAFINPFTMILFVLAVISFITDVLLVSNFSRNITTVVIICVMILISGAIRLMQELRAKNASDRLERLIHANVTVKRGGVLADVPAEKLVVGDLVFLSAGDRIPADLRLIRTQDLFVSQAAVTGESAILEKSSRANRYSELTPLTQLDNLAFMATSVISGKGEGVVLAVGKDTLYGNFIRPDSDGVSAFQNGANSIAWVMLRFMAVLVPVVFLVSGITKGSWVASFVFALSVAVGLTPEMLPMVVTACLAKGSLSLSKKRTIVKNIDAMQVFGSMDVLCMDKTGTLTNENILLEYYMDVLGNENSEALHLAYLNSFYHSGVRNPIDNAILVCRTMPKQESFYAALVKRYQKADEIPFDYNRKFVSTLVADADGGHELIVKGDIRQVFSRCGFVEYDGELLPVGNGGFDNVASVVDEMLEDGMKVIAVAHKSLGAQDTIALADERDLILTGYLAFFDAPKKSAAGSIQALKKLQVRPKILTGDRSEIAVSVCRRVGISVDLVLTGAEINQLPDEQLRSAVEQADVFAELTPGQKVRILGALRENRHTVGFLGDGMNDIPALSEADVGISVDTAVDAAKDIADVVLLQKDLTVLEQGILEGRRTFANMLKYIKITASSNFGNILSIVCASAVLPFLPMTAVQLLLLNLLYDALCIVLPWDSVDEEDTVTPRAWSGKTLARFMCVFGPISSVFDILTFLFLYFVLCPALCGGLTYTQLTDPMLRLKYVAIFQTGWFLESMWTQVLILHLLRTKKVAFLQSRASCPVSFITLAGIVVFTLLTVTPFAAVLGLTRLPLRYFGFLLLTVSLYMLSTTIAKRLYQKRYHELI; encoded by the coding sequence TTGCCAAAATCAACGTTGCTGAACAGCCGTATGAAAAAGTACGCCTATCGTGACGCACAGGAAATTTATCAGGACATTCCCACCACGCCAAATGGACTGCCGTTAGGGCAGATAGAAGCCATGCGCGATAAATATGGAGAAAATCGACTGACCGGCAGAAGGAACGATACGCTGTGGTACCGTCTTCGCCGCGCGTTTATAAATCCGTTTACCATGATTCTGTTTGTGCTGGCGGTCATCTCTTTTATTACCGACGTCTTGCTTGTTTCCAATTTCAGCAGAAATATCACGACCGTCGTGATTATCTGCGTCATGATCCTGATCAGCGGCGCGATCCGGCTGATGCAGGAACTGCGGGCTAAAAACGCTTCCGACCGGCTGGAACGCCTGATTCACGCTAATGTTACCGTCAAGCGGGGCGGAGTGTTGGCGGACGTGCCGGCTGAAAAGCTCGTGGTAGGCGATTTGGTGTTTCTTTCAGCGGGCGACCGGATTCCTGCTGATTTGAGGCTGATCAGGACACAAGATTTATTCGTATCACAGGCCGCCGTCACAGGAGAAAGCGCGATTCTCGAAAAAAGCAGCCGCGCCAACCGCTATTCGGAGCTGACCCCGCTGACGCAGCTTGATAACCTTGCTTTTATGGCGACCTCGGTTATCAGCGGAAAGGGCGAAGGTGTGGTTCTGGCCGTCGGAAAAGATACGCTGTATGGGAATTTTATCCGCCCTGATTCCGACGGCGTTTCGGCATTTCAAAACGGCGCCAACTCGATCGCGTGGGTCATGCTTCGTTTTATGGCGGTCCTTGTGCCGGTGGTGTTTCTGGTGTCCGGCATCACCAAGGGCAGTTGGGTGGCGTCCTTCGTCTTTGCTCTCTCCGTGGCGGTCGGACTGACCCCGGAAATGCTCCCTATGGTCGTTACGGCCTGCCTTGCAAAAGGCAGCCTCTCGCTGTCGAAAAAGCGGACGATCGTGAAAAACATAGACGCTATGCAGGTCTTTGGCAGCATGGATGTGCTTTGTATGGACAAGACCGGCACACTGACCAACGAAAATATTTTGTTGGAATACTATATGGACGTTCTTGGGAATGAAAATTCAGAAGCTTTGCATCTTGCCTATTTAAACAGCTTTTATCACTCAGGCGTCCGCAACCCTATCGACAATGCGATCTTGGTATGCCGCACTATGCCGAAACAAGAGTCTTTCTATGCGGCGTTGGTGAAGCGTTATCAAAAAGCGGATGAGATACCGTTTGACTATAACCGCAAATTTGTCAGTACATTAGTTGCTGATGCGGACGGCGGGCACGAACTGATTGTCAAAGGCGACATCCGGCAGGTATTCTCCCGCTGCGGTTTTGTTGAGTACGATGGAGAGCTGCTGCCTGTCGGGAACGGGGGATTCGATAACGTGGCCTCCGTTGTGGATGAGATGCTGGAAGACGGCATGAAGGTCATTGCCGTCGCGCACAAAAGCTTGGGGGCGCAGGATACTATTGCTTTGGCGGACGAGAGGGACTTGATCCTGACAGGCTATCTGGCCTTTTTTGACGCGCCTAAAAAATCTGCCGCGGGATCTATCCAGGCACTCAAAAAGTTGCAGGTGCGGCCTAAAATTTTGACCGGCGACCGGTCGGAAATCGCGGTGTCGGTCTGTCGCCGGGTCGGAATTTCTGTGGATCTGGTCCTGACGGGGGCGGAAATAAATCAACTCCCGGACGAACAACTTCGCTCGGCCGTGGAACAGGCGGATGTATTCGCGGAGCTGACCCCGGGGCAAAAGGTCCGTATATTGGGCGCGTTGCGGGAAAACAGGCATACCGTAGGCTTTTTGGGGGACGGCATGAACGACATCCCCGCACTAAGCGAGGCGGATGTCGGCATCTCGGTGGATACCGCCGTGGATGCGGCAAAAGATATCGCCGACGTCGTTTTGCTCCAAAAAGACCTGACCGTGCTGGAGCAGGGGATATTGGAAGGGCGCAGGACCTTTGCCAATATGCTTAAATATATCAAGATCACGGCAAGCTCCAATTTCGGCAACATTCTGTCTATCGTCTGCGCCAGCGCGGTGCTGCCGTTCCTGCCGATGACGGCTGTCCAGCTTTTACTTTTGAATCTGCTCTATGACGCCCTGTGTATTGTTTTACCGTGGGATAGCGTGGATGAAGAGGACACTGTCACGCCCCGTGCGTGGTCCGGAAAAACGCTGGCGCGCTTCATGTGTGTCTTTGGCCCGATCAGTTCCGTGTTTGATATTCTGACATTTTTATTCTTGTATTTTGTCCTCTGTCCCGCCCTGTGCGGCGGATTGACCTATACACAGTTGACCGACCCGATGCTGCGCTTAAAATATGTTGCGATATTTCAGACGGGCTGGTTTTTAGAGTCCATGTGGACGCAGGTGTTGATTTTACATTTATTACGCACAAAAAAGGTCGCCTTTCTGCAAAGCAGGGCGTCCTGCCCGGTCTCGTTTATCACGTTGGCGGGAATCGTTGTCTTTACCCTCCTGACAGTGACGCCGTTTGCAGCGGTGCTGGGACTGACCCGGCTGCCGCTGCGGTATTTTGGCTTTTTGCTGCTGACGGTATCGCTCTATATGCTTTCAACGACCATTGCCAAGCGCTTATACCAAAAACGATACCATGAATTGATTTGA
- a CDS encoding ABC transporter permease, whose translation MMKSFSYRILLPAAAPLLVLILWQYAAVKLENDVVLPTVPQVWGLFLRPNEDILRLGSMMQNLGMSTMRVLCGYFAGLALALPLGILMGHYKTVNRFMGALVEMLRPMPPLAWIPLILAWFGVASFATMLGIEEGEWYVFFNNIKFSMLIIIFIGAFFPILLNTIHGVESVRTTLVDSARVLGASERDIFVKILLPAAAPSIVTGMRLGLGVAWMCLVAAEMMPGSISGIGYVITHAYTVARTDIVMAGMISIGAMGLAIDAAFRYFEGRFFSWQRLSR comes from the coding sequence ATGATGAAATCATTTTCATACAGGATACTGCTTCCCGCGGCGGCGCCGCTGCTCGTCCTCATTCTTTGGCAGTATGCGGCGGTCAAGCTTGAAAACGACGTCGTGCTGCCGACGGTGCCGCAGGTGTGGGGGCTGTTCCTGCGTCCCAACGAGGACATCCTGCGTCTCGGCTCCATGATGCAGAATCTGGGGATGAGCACGATGCGCGTCCTCTGCGGCTACTTCGCGGGGCTGGCGCTCGCGCTGCCGCTCGGAATACTTATGGGACACTACAAAACAGTCAACAGGTTCATGGGCGCGCTCGTCGAAATGCTGCGCCCGATGCCGCCGCTCGCCTGGATACCGCTGATCCTGGCCTGGTTCGGCGTCGCGAGCTTTGCCACCATGCTTGGGATTGAAGAGGGGGAATGGTATGTCTTTTTCAACAATATAAAATTTTCCATGCTCATCATCATCTTTATCGGCGCATTCTTCCCGATACTGCTCAATACGATTCACGGCGTCGAAAGCGTAAGGACGACACTCGTCGACTCCGCCCGCGTGCTGGGAGCGTCCGAACGCGATATTTTCGTTAAGATACTGCTGCCGGCCGCCGCCCCGTCGATCGTCACGGGGATGCGCCTCGGCCTCGGCGTTGCCTGGATGTGCCTCGTTGCCGCCGAAATGATGCCAGGAAGCATATCCGGGATCGGCTATGTGATAACGCACGCCTACACGGTGGCCCGCACCGACATCGTCATGGCGGGCATGATAAGCATCGGGGCGATGGGGCTCGCCATCGACGCGGCGTTTCGTTATTTTGAGGGCAGGTTCTTCTCCTGGCAGAGGCTGTCGCGATGA
- a CDS encoding ABC transporter ATP-binding protein, protein MNPLIETRGVRKEFVLDRGKRVLALDGADIAVAGKEFVCLLGPSGCGKSTWLRIVAGLERASEGEVLYKGAAITGPGKERGMVFQEYSLLPWRTVAENVALGPEFSGMGKKERRELAMDYLSRVGLERFADAKPHELSGGMRQRAAIARALANDPDVLLMDEPFGALDAHTRVLLQKELLRIWEMDRKTVVFVTHSVDEAIYLADRIVVMTSHPGRVLENIEVGFERPRHRSAPGYGEMTERIFELLEGGGEED, encoded by the coding sequence ATGAATCCGCTCATAGAGACCAGAGGGGTACGCAAGGAGTTCGTCCTCGACAGGGGAAAGCGCGTCTTGGCGCTCGACGGGGCCGATATCGCTGTGGCCGGCAAAGAATTTGTCTGCCTGCTCGGCCCGTCCGGCTGCGGAAAATCTACCTGGCTGCGCATCGTCGCCGGGCTTGAGAGGGCGTCGGAGGGCGAGGTGCTGTATAAAGGAGCCGCCATTACGGGTCCGGGAAAAGAGCGCGGCATGGTTTTTCAGGAATATTCGCTGCTGCCCTGGCGTACCGTTGCAGAAAACGTGGCGCTGGGTCCGGAATTCTCCGGGATGGGCAAAAAGGAGCGGCGGGAATTGGCGATGGACTATCTGTCCCGCGTCGGTCTCGAGAGGTTTGCCGACGCAAAGCCGCACGAACTTTCAGGCGGTATGCGCCAGCGCGCGGCGATCGCGCGGGCCCTTGCGAACGATCCAGACGTGCTGCTCATGGACGAGCCCTTCGGGGCGCTTGACGCGCACACGAGGGTGCTGCTCCAGAAGGAGCTGCTGCGTATATGGGAGATGGACAGGAAGACGGTCGTCTTTGTCACGCACAGTGTCGACGAGGCAATCTATCTGGCCGACAGGATCGTCGTCATGACGTCGCATCCCGGTCGCGTGCTGGAAAATATCGAGGTAGGATTTGAACGCCCCCGTCACCGTTCCGCGCCGGGATACGGAGAGATGACCGAACGGATATTCGAACTCCTGGAGGGCGGAGGCGAAGAAGACTAG
- a CDS encoding macro domain-containing protein: MPFKIIHGDITKAEADAIVNAANTRLLAGGGVCGAIFAAAGADKLARACEAIGGVATGSAVITQAFALPAKYIIHTAGPVWYGGGAGEAKLLASCYKSSLKLAKENGCRSVAFPLISAGIFGYPKDEALRVAEESIMDFLRENGGMEVSLVLFDG, encoded by the coding sequence ATGCCATTTAAGATAATCCACGGAGATATTACGAAGGCGGAGGCCGACGCGATCGTCAACGCGGCCAACACGCGGCTGCTCGCCGGCGGCGGCGTCTGCGGCGCGATATTCGCGGCTGCCGGAGCGGATAAGCTCGCGCGCGCCTGCGAAGCCATCGGCGGCGTCGCCACCGGCAGCGCCGTCATCACCCAGGCCTTCGCGCTGCCGGCGAAATATATAATCCACACCGCCGGGCCTGTATGGTACGGCGGCGGCGCGGGAGAGGCGAAACTGCTCGCCTCCTGCTATAAAAGCTCGCTGAAGCTCGCGAAGGAAAACGGCTGCCGCTCCGTGGCCTTTCCGCTCATCTCCGCCGGCATCTTCGGTTACCCGAAGGACGAGGCGCTGCGCGTCGCCGAAGAATCCATTATGGACTTTTTGAGGGAAAACGGCGGGATGGAGGTCTCTTTGGTCCTCTTTGACGGCTGA